The proteins below come from a single Candidatus Flexicrinis affinis genomic window:
- the dnaX gene encoding DNA polymerase III subunit gamma/tau: MPEQALYLKWRPTTFDDVVGQEHIVHTLRSSLKTGRIRHAYLFSGPRGTGKTTMARLLAKAVNCTHPDIEARPCDECEACRTVNEGRYLDLIEIDAATHTGVDDVRDLREKIQFSPAEGRYKVYIIDEVHRFSGSAFDALLKTLEEPPGHAIFVLATTEIDKVPQTIKSRCLQFEFRRVSVQQVADRLEQITSAEGLKVERAALELVARQGTGSVRDSISLLDQMVSDPNDVITLDLAQQILGTGNRQAVVELIDAIANEDLTRGLYVLNSAIDHGSDPRQYARLTVEHLRSVLLTQTAGPDLIDASTQERELYAHHADAIPRSRLVRAVRAFNDAVNDSRGGWQPQLPLELALIETLRAAEPEPVAYAEPAAGRPQAGLAPAQQPTQPDPAIESTPPGTPPIIPPADIAQKWGQTLKALERYSSTGPAVLEHFRISRVDGNLLYIATDNAVYYKRLAGQDQKLKAISRALNDVHGLWLRIQVELVGDAARQGITDSQVAEDPFLTTARELGAHVLPDSPNE, from the coding sequence GTGCCCGAACAAGCCCTGTATCTCAAGTGGCGGCCGACCACGTTTGACGACGTCGTCGGGCAGGAACACATCGTGCATACGCTGCGCAGCTCGCTCAAGACCGGGCGCATCCGGCACGCGTACCTGTTCAGCGGCCCGCGCGGCACCGGCAAGACCACCATGGCGCGCCTGCTGGCGAAAGCCGTCAACTGCACCCACCCCGACATCGAAGCGCGCCCGTGCGACGAGTGCGAGGCGTGCCGTACGGTCAACGAGGGCCGCTACCTCGACCTGATCGAGATCGACGCGGCCACCCACACGGGCGTGGACGACGTACGCGACCTGCGCGAGAAGATCCAGTTCTCGCCGGCCGAAGGGCGCTACAAGGTCTACATCATCGACGAAGTCCACCGCTTCAGCGGCAGCGCGTTCGATGCGCTCCTCAAGACGCTGGAAGAGCCGCCCGGTCATGCCATCTTCGTGCTGGCGACTACCGAGATCGACAAGGTCCCGCAGACCATCAAGAGCCGCTGCTTGCAGTTCGAGTTCCGGCGCGTGTCCGTTCAACAGGTCGCAGACCGGCTCGAACAGATCACGTCGGCGGAAGGGCTGAAGGTCGAACGCGCGGCGCTCGAACTGGTCGCCCGGCAGGGCACCGGCAGCGTGCGCGATTCGATCAGCCTGCTCGACCAAATGGTCAGCGATCCGAACGATGTCATTACGCTCGACCTTGCGCAGCAAATCCTCGGCACAGGCAACCGGCAGGCGGTCGTTGAGTTGATCGACGCCATCGCCAACGAAGACCTCACGCGCGGGCTATACGTGCTCAACAGCGCCATCGACCACGGCAGCGACCCCCGCCAATATGCGCGTTTGACGGTCGAGCATTTGCGGTCGGTGCTGCTCACCCAAACCGCCGGGCCGGACTTGATCGACGCGTCGACGCAAGAACGCGAGTTGTACGCACATCACGCCGATGCCATCCCGCGTTCAAGGCTGGTGCGGGCGGTGCGCGCGTTCAACGATGCGGTCAACGACAGCCGCGGCGGGTGGCAGCCCCAACTGCCGCTTGAACTGGCGCTGATCGAGACGCTGCGGGCCGCCGAACCAGAGCCGGTGGCGTATGCCGAGCCTGCCGCGGGTCGCCCGCAAGCTGGCCTCGCGCCGGCGCAGCAGCCCACCCAGCCTGATCCGGCCATCGAGTCGACACCGCCCGGCACCCCGCCGATCATTCCCCCTGCCGACATCGCGCAGAAGTGGGGCCAGACGCTCAAGGCCCTCGAGCGTTACAGCTCGACCGGCCCCGCGGTGCTAGAACACTTTAGGATTTCGCGAGTGGACGGCAATTTGCTGTACATTGCGACAGATAATGCCGTATACTATAAGCGACTGGCCGGGCAAGACCAGAAGCTAAAAGCCATCTCCCGAGCCCTTAACGACGTCCACGGCCTGTGGTTGAGAATTCAGGTCGAACTCGTGGGAGACGCTGCCCGCCAAGGCATCACGGACAGTCAGGTGGCTGAGGACCCCTTCCTCACCACAGCACGTGAACTGGGGGCACACGTGCTGCCGGACTCCCCAAACGAATGA
- a CDS encoding aminotransferase class V-fold PLP-dependent enzyme: MAGLDPERFRALGYRAIDMIAEQLANLPDGPTRRPVPTDIRHGLELQPIPEHGADPFTLLDRVEDEVLAYPMGNPSPRFFAWVNSTPSHIGILGDMIASAMSPSAAGGDQAATYVERAALTWIKEMLGFPQDAQGLLVSGGSMANLTCLAVMRHVMSDGGVRENGMMNEPAPMVIYTSQHGHSCIEKAVHMLGIGSRNLRTIPLDSQYRMDVNALREAIAADRAAGLRPVCVAASAGTTNTGAIDALDEIADLCEAEGLWFHIDGAYGGFGILAEQTSGLYTGMERADSIAVDPHKWLYIPVECGCAIVRNGAAMRETFSLVPAYLQEDRAEPWFSEYGLQQTRGFRALKVWLTIQHFGLEGYRELITNDINTAYDLRRKLYARDDFEVVTAGPLSVTCFRFVPAGVPEDQLDTLQRQVVEWTNASARAFITTTMIDGKVVIRACHVNFRTTPADLDILLDTTRDRVRGHLFMRSVRP, translated from the coding sequence ATGGCCGGACTCGATCCGGAGCGTTTTCGCGCTCTGGGTTATCGTGCGATCGACATGATCGCAGAACAGCTCGCTAACCTCCCCGACGGCCCGACGCGCCGTCCGGTCCCGACCGATATCCGGCATGGGCTTGAGCTCCAGCCGATACCCGAACACGGGGCCGATCCGTTCACCCTTCTCGACCGCGTAGAAGACGAAGTGCTGGCCTATCCGATGGGCAACCCCAGCCCGCGCTTTTTCGCGTGGGTCAACAGCACGCCGTCGCACATCGGCATCCTCGGCGACATGATCGCCTCTGCGATGAGCCCGAGCGCGGCCGGCGGCGATCAAGCCGCGACCTACGTCGAGCGCGCCGCGCTGACGTGGATCAAGGAGATGCTGGGCTTCCCGCAGGACGCGCAAGGACTGCTCGTCAGCGGCGGGAGCATGGCAAACCTGACCTGCCTTGCCGTGATGCGCCACGTGATGAGCGATGGCGGCGTCCGCGAGAACGGCATGATGAACGAACCGGCACCGATGGTGATCTATACCTCGCAGCACGGTCACTCGTGTATCGAGAAGGCCGTCCACATGCTGGGAATCGGGTCGCGCAACCTGCGCACGATCCCGCTCGACAGCCAATACCGCATGGACGTGAACGCACTGCGTGAGGCGATCGCCGCGGATCGCGCGGCTGGTCTGCGCCCGGTGTGCGTGGCGGCCAGCGCCGGCACGACCAACACGGGCGCGATCGACGCGCTGGACGAAATCGCCGACCTGTGCGAAGCCGAAGGCCTGTGGTTCCACATCGACGGCGCCTACGGCGGCTTCGGCATCTTGGCCGAGCAGACCAGCGGCCTCTACACCGGCATGGAGCGCGCCGACAGCATCGCCGTCGACCCGCACAAGTGGCTATATATCCCGGTCGAGTGCGGCTGTGCCATCGTCCGCAACGGCGCGGCCATGCGCGAGACGTTCAGCCTCGTGCCGGCCTACTTGCAGGAAGACCGCGCCGAGCCGTGGTTCAGCGAGTACGGCCTGCAGCAAACGCGCGGCTTCCGCGCGCTGAAGGTGTGGCTGACGATCCAGCATTTCGGGCTGGAAGGCTACCGCGAACTGATCACCAACGACATCAACACGGCCTACGACCTGCGCCGCAAGCTGTACGCGCGCGACGACTTCGAGGTCGTGACCGCCGGCCCGCTGAGCGTGACGTGCTTCCGCTTCGTCCCCGCCGGCGTGCCGGAGGATCAGCTCGACACGCTGCAGCGACAGGTGGTGGAATGGACGAACGCCAGTGCGCGCGCGTTCATCACTACGACGATGATCGATGGCAAGGTGGTCATCCGCGCCTGCCACGTCAACTTCCGCACCACGCCGGCAGACCTCGACATCCTGCTCGACACGACTCGAGACAGAGTCCGGGGGCATTTGTTTATGCGATCCGTGCGTCCGTAA
- a CDS encoding nitronate monooxygenase, whose amino-acid sequence MIRTSACQVLGIDHPIVQSGMAGGYTSPELVAAVSNAGGLGVLGCLDRSPERARDDIDRIRSLTDRPFGVNFVLHLRNEETFRVCLDQKVPVFSFFRGDPETPVKQAHAAGAKVIHQITTVQEARQACDVGVDVLVAQGCEGGGHVGLLPLMSLLPEVVAAAGSRPVLAAGGIVDGRGLAAAMCLGAAGVLMGTRFLATEECSVSAIHKQEILKAGLGDTVASGEDGVWDMLWGHDWPGIQVRAIRNAMADWIGREDELRAVLDQEREKFRRAYAEGDRSRMALLAGVGAGRIDRLQPAAEVVREIVAEAERILGRLAREAVQ is encoded by the coding sequence ATGATTCGCACCAGCGCCTGTCAGGTCTTGGGCATCGATCATCCAATTGTGCAGTCCGGAATGGCGGGCGGCTACACCAGCCCGGAACTCGTCGCGGCGGTGTCCAATGCCGGCGGCCTCGGCGTGCTGGGATGCCTCGATCGCAGCCCCGAAAGAGCCCGCGACGACATCGACAGGATTCGATCGCTGACCGACCGGCCGTTCGGCGTCAACTTCGTGCTGCATCTGCGCAACGAAGAGACGTTTCGCGTGTGCCTCGACCAGAAAGTCCCCGTGTTTTCGTTCTTTCGCGGCGATCCCGAAACGCCGGTCAAGCAGGCGCATGCCGCGGGAGCGAAGGTCATTCATCAGATCACTACCGTCCAAGAAGCCCGCCAAGCCTGTGATGTCGGCGTCGATGTGTTGGTGGCGCAGGGCTGTGAGGGCGGCGGTCATGTCGGGCTGCTGCCGCTGATGAGCCTTCTGCCGGAGGTCGTCGCAGCCGCCGGGTCAAGGCCGGTGTTGGCGGCGGGCGGCATCGTGGACGGACGAGGACTAGCCGCGGCGATGTGTTTGGGGGCCGCCGGCGTCCTCATGGGTACGCGCTTCCTGGCAACCGAGGAGTGCTCCGTGTCTGCGATCCACAAGCAAGAGATATTGAAGGCGGGGCTGGGCGACACGGTCGCCAGCGGAGAGGACGGTGTGTGGGATATGCTGTGGGGCCATGACTGGCCCGGCATACAGGTGCGCGCCATCCGCAACGCGATGGCGGACTGGATCGGCCGTGAAGACGAACTGCGCGCAGTCTTGGATCAAGAGCGCGAGAAGTTCCGGCGCGCATACGCCGAGGGCGACCGAAGCCGAATGGCGCTGCTCGCCGGTGTGGGCGCCGGTCGCATCGACAGGCTTCAACCCGCAGCGGAGGTCGTGCGCGAGATCGTCGCAGAGGCAGAGCGAATCCTCGGCCGCCTTGCACGCGAGGCCGTACAGTGA
- a CDS encoding META domain-containing protein has translation MKSGTNTTALPFTMVLVSYAVLEEDVKQLAAVFTLIVVLLLAAAPLASAQDAPSLSDTAWTLVSIDGQAVLDGTEITLTFDEDGRAGGSAGCNSYGGEYTLDGDSLTFGSLFSTMMACEESIMQQESAYLAALQSATGVEWANGQLVITYGEGQELVFASALSLEGAEWTLVSIDGAALVDGTEITLVFDGEGVSGSAGCNRYSGSYTVDGDTLSFGPFVTTRMACTEAIMAQERAFLTALEAATAYRIADGQLVIVYGDEQELIFDAVLPVVTVTVTYRERIALPANAEITVTIEDVARADAPATVSVSQTIVSGGANVPFTFELPYDPAQLDDRAMYSVRAQIRVDGALWFTSDTIAPVLTRGAGTNATLVLVRVP, from the coding sequence GTGAAATCCGGAACAAACACGACCGCCTTACCGTTTACGATGGTGTTGGTATCGTATGCAGTTCTGGAGGAAGACGTGAAACAACTCGCTGCCGTATTCACTCTCATTGTCGTGCTGCTCCTCGCAGCAGCCCCGCTCGCTTCGGCGCAAGATGCGCCAAGCCTTTCAGACACCGCATGGACGCTCGTGTCCATTGACGGACAGGCAGTCCTAGACGGCACCGAAATCACGCTGACTTTCGACGAGGACGGCCGTGCTGGCGGGTCCGCTGGCTGCAATTCGTACGGCGGCGAGTACACCCTCGACGGCGACTCGCTGACCTTTGGCTCGCTGTTCAGCACAATGATGGCCTGCGAAGAGTCGATTATGCAGCAGGAGAGCGCGTATCTCGCCGCGCTGCAGTCCGCAACCGGCGTTGAATGGGCCAACGGCCAGCTCGTGATCACATACGGAGAAGGACAGGAACTCGTGTTTGCATCCGCTCTATCGCTGGAAGGCGCTGAATGGACGCTCGTCTCGATCGACGGCGCGGCGCTGGTCGACGGCACGGAAATCACGCTTGTCTTTGACGGCGAGGGTGTGTCCGGCAGCGCGGGCTGCAATCGCTACTCGGGCAGCTATACCGTCGACGGCGATACGCTATCGTTCGGCCCGTTCGTGACCACACGCATGGCGTGTACAGAAGCGATCATGGCGCAGGAACGCGCGTTCCTAACCGCGCTGGAAGCCGCGACGGCATACCGTATTGCTGACGGACAACTGGTGATCGTCTACGGCGACGAGCAGGAACTGATCTTCGACGCCGTGCTGCCCGTCGTGACGGTGACTGTAACTTACCGTGAACGTATCGCCTTGCCCGCCAACGCCGAGATAACAGTCACCATCGAGGACGTCGCACGCGCGGACGCGCCAGCCACGGTGTCGGTCTCGCAGACGATCGTCAGCGGCGGCGCCAACGTCCCGTTCACGTTCGAACTGCCGTACGATCCGGCGCAGCTCGACGACCGCGCGATGTACTCGGTGCGGGCGCAGATTCGCGTCGACGGTGCGCTGTGGTTCACCAGCGACACGATCGCGCCGGTACTCACTCGCGGCGCCGGCACAAATGCGACACTGGTGCTCGTCCGCGTGCCGTAG
- a CDS encoding aldo/keto reductase, with amino-acid sequence MIYRRLGKSGLKVSAISYGFWAMFSGQPDIDLVLECLTAAYDAGCNYFDNAEVYGDGQSEILMGAALKKAGWSRDSYIVSSKVMHGSYGKDARPTQLGLSRKHVFEACHQACQRLQVDYLDLYFCHRPDPEVPVEETVRAMTELILRGDVLYWGTSEWPASLIMEAYTVARQYGLIPPTMEQPQYNLLHRYRVEQEYSQLYETIGLGTTVFSPLAAGLVSGIYNEGIPADSLANQPGLEWLRERLEGPVGEARLKAIRTWAKIAAELGTTMPRLALAWCLQNPNVSTAIMGATRPEQVIENMHAVELLPMLTDAVMAMINAVSVEGIEVD; translated from the coding sequence GTGATCTACCGTCGGCTTGGCAAATCAGGCCTCAAAGTCAGTGCGATATCCTACGGATTCTGGGCCATGTTCAGTGGTCAGCCAGATATCGACTTGGTCCTGGAGTGTCTAACCGCGGCATATGACGCGGGCTGCAATTACTTCGACAATGCTGAGGTCTACGGTGACGGCCAATCTGAAATACTGATGGGCGCGGCGCTCAAGAAGGCGGGCTGGTCGCGCGATAGCTACATCGTGTCCAGTAAGGTCATGCATGGATCGTACGGGAAAGATGCCAGACCAACGCAACTGGGACTTAGCCGTAAGCACGTTTTCGAAGCCTGTCACCAAGCCTGCCAACGGCTGCAAGTCGACTATCTGGATCTGTATTTCTGTCATCGTCCCGACCCAGAAGTGCCCGTTGAGGAAACCGTGCGGGCGATGACAGAACTTATCTTGCGCGGCGATGTGCTCTACTGGGGTACGTCCGAATGGCCCGCCTCACTAATCATGGAGGCCTATACCGTGGCGCGTCAGTACGGCCTGATCCCACCGACTATGGAGCAGCCCCAATACAATCTGCTGCACCGCTATCGCGTGGAGCAGGAATACAGCCAGCTCTACGAGACGATTGGTTTGGGGACAACGGTCTTCTCTCCATTGGCCGCAGGACTGGTGAGTGGCATATACAACGAAGGCATCCCCGCCGATTCGCTGGCGAACCAGCCGGGTCTGGAGTGGCTTCGAGAACGCCTGGAAGGCCCCGTGGGTGAGGCGCGTCTCAAGGCGATTCGCACATGGGCCAAGATCGCAGCTGAACTCGGTACGACCATGCCGCGTTTGGCACTGGCTTGGTGCCTTCAGAACCCCAATGTGAGTACAGCCATCATGGGCGCAACGCGTCCCGAACAGGTAATCGAGAACATGCATGCTGTCGAATTGCTCCCGATGCTTACGGACGCGGTTATGGCGATGATTAACGCCGTGAGCGTGGAAGGCATCGAGGTGGATTAG
- a CDS encoding SH3 domain-containing protein: MFPKRLVAIMLLFVLLVPAAAQTATTSPILTIDGDLYRIDGSAVIALTNSGYVTDAVLSPDGRLVAYADIPQVVRDVYERGGGMSGPQPNDIHVLDLEAGQVRVLTLQPDPAYYADESQPDNVFARSAPVWSPDGTGLAWTNYAFDLGAVTLGTYNLFTGELRELPLDLPELYGIPGPLRVLWLTSGFVIPAYVIDQATGLERLQIRVYSPEDGSLITAHDIEPASAEPPFVDLFVTQGDADYYAQYRADSGSWLLTDIGSGERFTTAFSPMLVSRVQPETSVRFALGELVPYERPLAGQSTTHFEAAIYDANGGIVVGSYDILFPDTEMSNVVSVSPDGQAAAYRVYNPDTRVYDSSQVFMTDRGPVAIPDGAFVDGMTWGAQMWWYPADVVLEPFEEVDVFDCPGALAPRLVTGGRAVVLPGAPNRIRGTPSISGTVVAQIPSGETFDVLGGPECADGIVWWRVSYGGATGWTAEGTDAYFVEPLR; encoded by the coding sequence GTGTTTCCAAAACGACTTGTTGCGATCATGCTGCTTTTTGTCCTGCTCGTGCCGGCGGCCGCTCAAACCGCCACAACGTCGCCGATCCTGACGATCGACGGCGACCTGTACCGGATTGACGGCAGCGCGGTGATCGCGTTGACCAACTCCGGCTACGTCACCGATGCGGTGCTTTCGCCGGACGGCCGGCTCGTCGCGTATGCTGACATCCCGCAGGTCGTGCGCGACGTGTACGAGCGCGGCGGCGGCATGAGCGGCCCGCAGCCCAACGACATCCACGTGCTTGACCTCGAAGCCGGTCAGGTACGCGTGCTCACGCTGCAGCCCGATCCAGCCTATTACGCCGACGAGAGTCAGCCGGACAACGTCTTCGCGCGGTCGGCCCCCGTGTGGTCGCCGGACGGCACAGGGCTGGCGTGGACGAATTATGCGTTCGACCTCGGCGCCGTTACACTCGGGACGTACAACCTGTTCACCGGCGAACTGCGCGAGCTGCCGCTCGACCTGCCGGAGTTGTACGGAATCCCCGGCCCGCTGCGCGTGTTGTGGCTCACCTCCGGCTTCGTCATACCCGCCTACGTCATCGATCAAGCGACCGGTCTCGAACGGCTTCAGATTCGGGTCTATTCGCCCGAAGACGGCAGCCTGATAACGGCCCACGACATCGAACCGGCTAGTGCCGAGCCGCCGTTTGTCGATCTGTTTGTCACGCAGGGCGACGCAGACTATTACGCACAGTACCGTGCGGACAGCGGGTCATGGCTGCTGACCGACATCGGCAGCGGCGAACGGTTCACGACCGCATTCAGCCCCATGCTGGTCAGCCGGGTACAGCCGGAGACGTCCGTGCGCTTTGCGCTTGGCGAATTGGTGCCGTACGAGAGACCGCTCGCCGGCCAGTCGACCACGCACTTCGAAGCGGCGATCTACGATGCGAATGGCGGGATCGTCGTCGGGTCGTACGACATCCTGTTCCCGGACACCGAAATGTCCAACGTGGTATCCGTGTCGCCGGACGGGCAGGCTGCGGCGTACCGTGTCTATAACCCGGACACGCGTGTGTACGACTCGTCGCAGGTGTTCATGACCGATCGAGGCCCGGTCGCCATTCCAGACGGCGCGTTCGTCGATGGCATGACATGGGGCGCGCAGATGTGGTGGTATCCGGCCGACGTCGTGCTGGAACCCTTTGAAGAAGTGGACGTTTTCGACTGTCCCGGGGCGCTCGCGCCGCGGCTGGTGACCGGCGGGCGGGCGGTTGTGCTGCCCGGCGCGCCAAACCGCATCCGCGGGACGCCGTCGATCAGCGGCACGGTTGTGGCGCAAATCCCGTCCGGCGAGACGTTCGACGTGCTGGGCGGGCCGGAGTGCGCCGACGGCATCGTGTGGTGGCGGGTGAGCTACGGCGGCGCGACGGGCTGGACAGCCGAAGGCACCGACGCCTACTTTGTCGAACCGCTGCGGTAG
- a CDS encoding copper oxidase produces MSMSKLDRRSFMKIIGAGAASIGAGALIGRTDTSYAQTDPTPAGAPLTQEQLDAVTEMDNLHAEGVQIFLDNIGKDELYWHRPLEFTMDGDTKVFELTCQMVDWETREGVVFPAMSYNGIVPGPEIRVTEGDNVRVLVHNQLPESTSVHWHGVIVPNNMDGVPFVTQPPIKPGETFTYEFIAKPAGSHMYHSHHNAAEQVTRGLLGAFIIEPADKSREPQVDADYTMILNDSSLGFTLNGKEFPYTQPILARKGDKIRVRYMNEGLMIHPMHLHGIPQLVVAKDGWNLPVPYMADTVNIAPGERYDVIIDCTEPGLWAFHCHILTHAESRHGMFGMVTVLGVEDV; encoded by the coding sequence ATGAGCATGTCGAAGTTAGACCGCCGGAGCTTCATGAAGATCATTGGTGCGGGCGCGGCCAGCATCGGCGCAGGTGCGCTGATCGGACGCACCGACACCAGCTATGCCCAGACCGACCCGACCCCGGCCGGAGCGCCACTGACTCAAGAACAGCTCGACGCCGTAACCGAGATGGACAACCTGCACGCCGAAGGCGTACAGATCTTCCTCGACAATATCGGCAAGGATGAGCTGTACTGGCACCGTCCGCTTGAATTCACGATGGACGGCGACACCAAGGTCTTCGAGCTGACCTGCCAGATGGTCGATTGGGAGACGCGCGAGGGCGTCGTGTTCCCCGCCATGTCCTATAACGGTATCGTCCCCGGCCCGGAGATCCGCGTGACCGAGGGCGACAACGTCCGCGTGCTCGTGCACAACCAACTTCCGGAAAGCACTTCGGTCCACTGGCACGGCGTGATCGTCCCCAACAACATGGACGGCGTGCCGTTCGTCACTCAGCCTCCGATTAAGCCCGGCGAGACGTTCACGTACGAATTCATCGCCAAGCCGGCCGGATCGCACATGTATCATTCGCACCACAACGCGGCCGAGCAGGTCACCCGCGGTTTGTTGGGCGCATTCATCATCGAACCTGCTGACAAGTCGCGCGAGCCGCAGGTCGACGCCGACTACACGATGATCCTCAACGACTCGTCGCTGGGCTTCACCCTCAACGGCAAAGAGTTCCCGTACACGCAGCCGATTCTGGCGCGCAAGGGCGACAAGATCCGCGTGCGTTACATGAACGAAGGCCTGATGATCCACCCCATGCATCTGCACGGCATTCCGCAGTTGGTGGTCGCCAAGGACGGGTGGAACCTGCCGGTGCCGTACATGGCCGATACGGTCAATATCGCCCCCGGCGAACGGTACGACGTCATCATCGACTGCACTGAACCCGGATTGTGGGCGTTCCACTGCCACATTTTGACCCACGCCGAATCGCGCCATGGCATGTTCGGCATGGTGACCGTGCTGGGTGTCGAGGACGTCTAA
- a CDS encoding cytochrome c, which produces MSDHNQNDSSRDAGLGNFAALILIINLVVVLVILAALYVPPLPQPPTPDLTAIARRATEATPVPPTPTPPPTSTPTPRPTNTPTPAPTQVSMFDPSRRSIGERIFSSACTACHGFNGGGISGLGPSFIGNEFVNTHSNTALLEFVKVGRQVTDPANTTGVAMPARGGNPSLTDQDLAAVIVYLRSLNPDVPIVEDAPADTTSDTTDTSTTDTTTDASTTDTTVEAAATDAPEVTEPVEAAEFVPIPLTGITAPRDETADRGEDAFFTSAQFNYNFACAGCHGLQGEGVSSNGPALADSQLLQDANGAALFEMFTTAHPPANPETDGFMHPYRGGYPQLTDEQLLGLIGYLYSLPGVQR; this is translated from the coding sequence ATGTCCGATCACAACCAGAACGATTCCTCGCGCGATGCGGGTCTAGGCAACTTCGCCGCGCTCATCCTGATCATCAATCTTGTCGTGGTGTTGGTGATTCTTGCCGCGCTGTACGTACCGCCGCTACCTCAACCGCCAACGCCGGATTTGACGGCCATCGCGCGGCGCGCCACAGAAGCGACGCCTGTCCCGCCGACGCCGACCCCGCCGCCGACGTCGACACCCACACCGCGCCCGACCAATACCCCGACACCGGCGCCCACACAGGTCAGTATGTTCGACCCGTCGCGCCGGAGCATTGGCGAACGCATCTTCTCGTCGGCGTGCACGGCCTGCCACGGCTTCAACGGCGGCGGCATCAGCGGCTTGGGGCCGAGCTTCATCGGCAACGAGTTCGTGAACACGCACTCCAATACCGCACTGCTCGAATTCGTCAAAGTCGGGCGTCAAGTGACCGACCCGGCGAACACCACCGGCGTTGCGATGCCGGCACGCGGCGGCAACCCATCGCTCACCGACCAAGACCTCGCCGCGGTGATCGTCTACCTCCGCAGCCTGAATCCGGACGTGCCGATCGTCGAGGATGCCCCGGCCGATACGACATCAGACACGACCGATACGTCGACGACGGATACGACAACCGACGCCTCGACCACCGATACCACCGTCGAAGCCGCAGCGACAGACGCTCCAGAAGTCACGGAGCCTGTTGAAGCAGCCGAATTCGTACCGATTCCGCTCACGGGCATTACCGCCCCGCGTGACGAAACGGCCGATCGTGGCGAGGACGCGTTCTTCACCAGCGCGCAGTTCAACTACAACTTTGCCTGCGCGGGTTGTCACGGCCTGCAAGGCGAAGGGGTGTCCAGCAACGGCCCCGCTCTCGCGGACAGCCAACTGCTGCAGGATGCCAACGGGGCGGCTTTGTTTGAAATGTTCACTACGGCCCACCCGCCGGCCAATCCGGAAACGGACGGCTTCATGCACCCGTACCGCGGCGGTTATCCGCAGCTCACCGACGAGCAGCTTCTGGGGTTGATCGGATACCTGTACTCGCTGCCCGGCGTGCAGCGATAG
- a CDS encoding inorganic diphosphatase translates to MTLHLWHNLASGPSAPDVIYAVVEVPKGSRNKYEYSKKAGVIKLDRVLYSPLHYPGDYGFIPQTFWGDGDPLDILVMMNEPTFPGCVIEARPVGMFKMIDKGEQDYKVLAVPATDPNFDEYRDLDDLPKHFPKEVAHFFTVYKHLQGTEVTNEGWVGAAEAKQAVLEGIRFYRETFPPVGQGV, encoded by the coding sequence ATGACCCTCCATCTCTGGCACAACTTGGCTTCGGGGCCGTCCGCGCCCGACGTGATCTACGCGGTTGTCGAAGTGCCGAAAGGCAGCCGCAATAAGTACGAGTACAGCAAGAAGGCCGGCGTCATCAAGCTCGACCGCGTGCTGTACAGCCCTCTGCACTACCCGGGCGACTACGGGTTCATTCCGCAGACGTTCTGGGGCGACGGAGACCCGCTTGACATCCTCGTGATGATGAACGAGCCGACCTTTCCGGGCTGTGTGATCGAAGCGCGACCGGTCGGCATGTTCAAGATGATCGACAAGGGCGAGCAGGACTATAAGGTGCTGGCCGTCCCGGCCACCGACCCCAACTTCGACGAATACCGCGACCTCGACGACTTGCCGAAGCACTTCCCGAAGGAAGTCGCGCATTTCTTCACCGTATATAAGCACCTTCAAGGCACGGAAGTGACCAACGAGGGCTGGGTGGGCGCGGCAGAAGCCAAACAAGCCGTGTTGGAAGGCATTCGTTTCTACCGCGAGACGTTCCCGCCGGTCGGGCAGGGCGTTTGA
- a CDS encoding SufE family protein — protein sequence MSNYPPKLAELVEDFQSITDRSERAEALIEIADRFPEVRVPAHVAQKPYPEENHVTFCESDAYVWAIDNPDGTVKYYFDVLNPQGLSAMAISVVLDEAYSNQPVEHAAALDTELVFKLFGREISMGKGQGLMGIIAMVRGEAQKRMQKSN from the coding sequence ATGAGCAACTATCCACCCAAACTTGCCGAGCTGGTCGAGGACTTTCAGTCGATCACCGACCGCTCCGAACGTGCCGAAGCTCTGATTGAAATTGCCGACCGCTTCCCGGAGGTGCGCGTCCCGGCGCACGTCGCGCAGAAGCCGTATCCCGAAGAGAATCACGTGACGTTCTGCGAAAGTGACGCCTACGTGTGGGCCATCGACAATCCGGACGGCACGGTGAAGTATTACTTCGACGTGCTCAACCCGCAGGGCTTGTCGGCGATGGCGATCTCGGTCGTGCTGGACGAGGCGTACTCCAATCAGCCCGTTGAACATGCCGCGGCGCTCGATACCGAGCTGGTATTCAAGCTGTTCGGGCGCGAAATCTCGATGGGCAAGGGGCAAGGGCTGATGGGCATTATCGCCATGGTGCGCGGCGAGGCCCAAAAGCGCATGCAGAAGTCGAACTAG